In Daphnia magna isolate NIES linkage group LG6, ASM2063170v1.1, whole genome shotgun sequence, the following are encoded in one genomic region:
- the LOC116925096 gene encoding serine-rich adhesin for platelets isoform X1 has protein sequence MLTDTAFLDDAQSLGAIPCESLSSEPCWANMNTLSSGGGGGGGSGGSSNSNSPGLGSNNNNHTTSSASPTTTTTTGNSNSSGGGAGGSNGLTGTSAAAIKKRRKSDTKPLSQINKCLNEKRRREQENVYIEELAELISVSIADVNSLSVKPDKCAILQETVNQIRKIREQEEDGRSSSSSSSSSSSTSSNGSSTNSSGTSSANSGTGGAVGAVGAGGAGGAVGAVGAVGGGGQGNNTTSPGGVTDGGVGPLLQQGDVSSSKPALLDTQLLGTFLLEALDGFLFVVNTEGKTEYVSENVAHFLHYQPQDLVGKSIYNFIHHGDHARFSSSLLPTAIAWPSEMAPTSQNRIGRCFNCRLLIQPLGEQDETMEEKQQRVEHYENMQISAVLQPYPADGGQQQQQPTKKISGAAAAAAAAAAAVGLETSDLELALTSVASGSLAGDPQHCLVCVARRIPSTEKMAAANPTVGGPIVEQFTTKLDPSGKIVAVDVTGVSSPYSSYLSKEALVSCTIQELCYPDDLPVFQAHLQETLHSGCGISSRYRLRLTGASTPMGHRGGAGGGSGGFLVVQTKSKRFIHGDTHETDFIMATHSIIVDDDGEDVDTGNSSSSNTNTNTSRMMLLAAASDTLNDHHRLSESTGSIISQPQQQQQQQQQQQQQQQSNPVLTSVVRHDVISATSFGNSGCSGGATTATTSSTSSSSYSSTFAGLSLGTSGDLLNDFVVPDLFMASPPWDFNNSESSLDDGGSGVALAAASAAASAAVAAAAQITNSHHLQAVTATSSLQLSVPSPLSLIPSGGPLLAGHLPHHSVGGMINWGSPPPSAGAGGVGQRAGSTPCGQMATVMGSSRPSSRQSASSTPRPPSVSSAFSPAPNSVLGVVHPSPVLSPVGATSIHSAAMSCTSGLVTGSTSSSSAGQQQPSPASMTTPFSNNFPFSPLQDPIPQHPATAPQTHNPATPFLDEVRDTKDGIISSGPGGSVSHGHNYLSGGSHHQQQHHHHHQQQQQQQQQQQHATDKQMSALSSLLNCNDAATSSSSSSSSSSSSSSSSSLAESGRLRILLMQRPGNAPPPSAHQQPGHSSSGSSSSSSSTSTSTSTSTSTSTNTNTNTNSSNNNNNNNNNASGNNNSSSVNGSHLLAALGDAEAVKREKDENSGAPSCGSLSVTKGSHGNRILKGLLNQDDGDEADQADDTSNHRFLLTARGNLSGDGVKTSSSAGNNNNNTTNTNNNNTNNNNNMLHKLLNVRSDDDAEQRMGLRKPNELLKKLLKDPEEDHQQASGNGSSSACGGTGSGGTANQLQQFHHQRQQQQQQQQQHQQHQQHQQHQQSQQQQQQNQHHHSDQVSFQEEQLLKSFGFPSPTASSGSSTAATVATGSLANMLATSQMTHLRSPQPPGMSSHCDGLLEFGGVVCSSTTASGMVFGGNAAVGGASGMRGTKRHSEEARDEVKASKEPMLSADHLMMSAGGGGVLHQLLGPPPLSTASTSSSSSASSSSACSSSAALSSSLAPSNAHSVAATTLAIAALQHQPLSSPSTAAAVAAATSAVAAAAATANAMASQLQAAPSAQSAAAAVAAAAAAAAAAAAAAAANLPASSKLCEKNKMLASLLAKTPVMPSPSSTNIASPKPSALPQEKLPKDLKEKILQTPPVSGTSAPGAHWAGGSVQTQPPTTMQLPPHPAIQQPQQQQQHVLNQQQQQQQQQQQQQQQQQQQQQQQQQQQRHPAMQQSQQHQLHPRSQHLPQQHQHLNLGQKQQQQPTPQTGGFLNSLLNRPIDSASGPNIIGESQQQANQQQQQQQQQQQQLYLAAQQPPPVQLQHRPNQTVQKLSLNNQQQLSAAMNSSGGFNISLHPQQHQQQQQQHHHHLQQQQQQQQQHHQQQQQQQQQQQQQQQQQQQQHHQLQHQLSGSMLADRGLLQAGGGPGQRSGMSIQPQQQTSHANSMMAAASLESSDGSYSVHADFMTPLDVQMASVAGWGDTPSMDPELSDIIEQVIDMDERYESDSMIFGELTSVTPPPVAIQPVLSVQSSQAIASVAQATAIVGPLGPHLQMDMSKEKLAITAIQKSLMSYEKIPTVAQSPPAYNLPGYAQQGQGAPTRMSTPTYGMNSAPASSLPMANQQLQTNLTMPGARKQKLPVQQRRLANRQQQQQQQQQQQQQQQQQQQQQQQQQQSSSQEQQQQQQQPAPQQQLLGVLLNESSVQHTQGAQLSPGALQIMDDLLNAIPPNMTISRSDSQVSPNYGSVMLSSPLGSGPLSSQISPGQRPMQPPFSPHGPMSAANGGNYNQNPQAQMANNSSSNNYAPGGPSSRLSPFSSAQVSPRIGAPSQGFQQQQQQQQQQQQHGAQLSPQPGVGARSSPGISLQGQPSPGVAVGPWNNNVPNRPNLQPQRQQQQQQQQQPQQQQKQQQQQQQQQPPQPQPQQQHLLGYGQGIRSGYAPRPAIRSLANSGPPNCVGPPGPSSGNSNRQSYNNNGISDNPAGPNPSNGIFVRQQQQQQQQQQQQQQQQQQLRLQRTVSAPSGVIPALSIGGGLSHNASSCVTNASVGSFRQHCREDVSTTSLHPSAPSALIHHHPPQPNQPPPPPPPPPPAPPAPPAPPAPPSNSSSSSPYPSSQQSPHPSSPGYHLGMGNAGQLYQHQGVGGGGNGGSGGSGSRGSASSAAAASVYSAKVLAFQQGSNRLAPPTSLGHPSGSQSSRPSSADDAVESFFHFDSISSHQTCQHSHHLPFPPQGPLHPSELQLAGAGGGPVQVVGRNDGGNSGGGPAMASEYVRKELKAVVGARTIQRGLSGPIGNLNQNLGSGPMNHSSPPMMVPGGKPLNQADLEALGLSYELPQGNDGLHGRIWDSPNMGESPSQTMPSVRNTMEEAPRPADPQMSLLKQLLSE, from the exons GAGTTTGGGTGCAATTCCATGCGAGTCACTATCGTCCGAGCCGTGCTGGGCCAACATGAATACGCTCAGCAGCGGCGGCGGAGGTGGTGGCGGCAGCGGTGGTAGCAGCAATAGCAACAGCCCAGGTCTcggcagcaacaacaacaatcatACGACGTCGTCGGCCTCaccgacgacgacgacgacgaccggcaacagcaacagcagcggCGGTGGCGCTGGCGGCAGCAACGGCCTCACCGGCACCTCGGCGGCCGCCATCAAAAAGCGACGCAAATCCGACACGAAGCCGCTGTCGCAAATCAACAAGTGTCTCAACGAAAAAAGACGTCGCGAACAG gAAAACGTCTACATTGAAGAGTTGGCTGAATTGATTTCGGTGAGCATTGCCGACGTGAACTCGCTGTCTGTGAAACCGGACAAGTGCGCCATTTTACAAGAGACGGTCAATCAGATCCGAAAGATCCGTGAACAGGAAGAAGACGGACGAAGTTCGAGTAGCAgtagtagcagcagcagcagcaccagTTCGAATGGTAGTAGCACCAACAGTTCTGGCACGAGTTCAGCCAATAGCGGAACAGGAGGAGCCGTAGGAGCTGTAGGAGCAGGAGGAGCAGGAGGAGCCGTAGGAGCCGTAGGAGCCGTAGGAGGAGGTGGACAGGGCAACAACACGACGTCGCCCGGCGGAGTGACTGATGGCGGCGTCGGGCCGCTGCTCCAACAGGGCGACGTTTCATCATCGAAACCGGCCCTGCTAGACACGCAACTTTTGGGTACGTTCCTGCTCGAAGCCCTTGACGGCTTCCTGTTTGTCGTCAACACGGAAGGGAAAACGGAGTATGTCTCTGAAAATGTCGCCCATTTTCTACACTACCAACCGCAAGATCTCGTCGGCAAATCCATCTACAATTTTATCCACCACGGAGATCACGCCCGTTTTTCGTCGTCGCTCTTACCCACGGCCATCG CGTGGCCGAGTGAAATGGCACCAACGTCTCAGAACAGGATAGGTCGCTGTTTCAATTGCCGATTACTGATCCAGCCGCTTGGCGAGCAAGACGAAACGATGGAGGAGAAGCAGCAGCGAGTCGAACACTATGAGAACATGCAAATATCTGCCGTTCTCCAGCCGTATCCAGCGGACGGtggccagcagcagcagcagccaacAAAGAAAATCAGCGGGGCAGCGGCAGCTGCGGCCGCAGCCGCAGCCGCCGTCGGCTTGGAGACGTCCGATTTGGAACTGGCGCTGACGTCTGTGGCTAGCGGCTCGCTCGCAGGTGATCCGCAGCACTGCCTCGTGTGCGTAGCCAGGCGCATTCCGTCGACGGAGAAAATGGCTGCCGCCAACCCGACGGTTGGAGGTCCAATCGTGGAACAGTTCACCACCAAATTGGACCCGAGTGGCAAGATAGTAGCCGTCGATGTGACGGGCGTTTCTTCGCCCTACAGTTCCTACTTGAGCAAAGAGGCGCTCGTCTCGTGTACGATCCAGGAGCTCTGCTACCCCGACGATTTGCCCGTTTTCCAGGCGCATCTACAGGAAACGCTGCATTCCGGCTGCGGCATCAGCTCCAGATATCGGCTCAGATTGACCGGCGCCTCCACCCCGATGGGTCACCGTGGTGGCGCCGGCGGAGGCAGCGGAGGCTTTCTCGTCGTTCAAACCAAGTCGAAACGTTTCATTCACGGTGACACGCACGAGACGGACTTTATCATGGCCACGCATTCCATCATCGTCGATGACGACGGTGAAGATGTCGACACtggcaacagcagcagcagcaacaccAACACCAACACCAGCCGAATGATGTTGTTGGCGGCCGCGAGCGACACGCTCAACGACCATCACCGTCTATCGGAATCGACGGGCAGTATCATCAGTCAGccgcagcaacagcagcaacagcagcagcagcagcagcagcagcagcagagcAACCCGGTGCTCACCAGCGTCGTCCGCCACGATGTGATATCAGCCACCAGTTTCGGCAACAGCGGCTGCAGTGGTGGCGCCACGACGGCAACCACTTCCtccacctcctcctcctcctacTCCAGTACCTTCGCCGGACTCAGTCTGGGAACGAGCGGCGATCTTCTCAATGACTTTGTCGTGCCCGACTTGTTCATGGCTTCACCGCCCTGGGATTTCAATAACAGCGAGTCGAGCCTGGACGACGGCGGCAGCGGCGTCGCGCTGGCCGCCGCCTCGGCTGCCGCTTCGGCCGCTGTTGCCGCCGCTGCTCAAATCACCAACAGTCACCACTTGCAGGCCGTCACGGCCACGTCCAGCCTGCAGCTCTCGGTTCCGTCGCCTCTCTCCCTCATCCCGTCGGGCGGTCCTCTCTTGGCCGGCCACCTACCCCATCATTCTGTTGGCGGAATGATCAACTGGGGCAGCCCTCCGCCGTCGGCCGGTGCCGGGGGAGTAGGACAACGAGCCGGCTCGACACCGTGCGGACAAATGGCGACCGTCATGGGCTCGTCGAGGCCCAGCTCGAGACAAAGCGCCTCGTCGACACCGCGACCGCCCAGCGTGTCTTCAGCCTTCAGTCCGGCTCCCAATTCCGTCCTGGGCGTCGTTCATCCGTCACCCGTGCTCAGTCCAGTCGGCGCCACCAGCATCCATTCAGCCGCAATGTCTTGCACCAGCGGTTTGGTCACTGGCTCCACGTCGTCGTCATCGGCTGGCCAGCAACAACCCAGTCCGGCCAGTATGACGACACCCTTTAGCAACAATTTCCCGTTCAGTCCACTCCAAGATCCCATTCCTCAGCATCCGGCAACGGCTCCGCAGACCCATAATCCGGCCACCCCTTTCCTGGACGAAGTCCGTGACACCAAGGACGGAATCATCTCGTCCGGCCCTGGTGGTAGTGTTAGCCACGGTCACAACTACCTGTCTGGTGGATCTcaccaccagcagcagcatcatcatcatcatcaacaacaacaacagcaacaacaacagcaacaacacgCGACCGACAAACAAATGAGCGCTCTCAGTAGTTTATTGAACTGTAACGACGCTGCCacatcatcgtcgtcgtcttcgtcgtcctcttcgtcttcttcatcttcttcctcGTTGGCCGAATCTGGCCGGTTACGCATTTTGCTCATGCAAAGACCGGGCAACGCTCCGCCACCCTCAGCCCATCAGCAGCCAGGTCATTCTAGCAgtggtagtagtagtagtagtagtagtacaAGTACAAGTACAAGTACAAGTACAAGTACAagtacaaatacaaatacaaatactaaTAGtagcaacaacaataacaacaacaacaacaacgctagcggcaacaacaacagcagtaGTGTCAACGGGAGCCATCTGTTGGCGGCTTTGGGCGACGCTGAGGCCGTCAAACgcgaaaaagatgaaaatagCGGTGCGCCCTCTTGTGGCTCGTTGAGCGTCACCAAAGGCAGTCACGGCAACCGCATTCTCAAAGGGTTGCTGAACCAGGACGATGGCGATGAAGCTGATCAAGCGGACGATACGAGCAATCATCGCTTCTTGTTGACGGCCAGAGGCAACCTTTCTGGAGACGGAGTCAAGACCAGTAGTAGCGcgggcaacaacaacaacaacaccaccaacaccaacaacaataacaccaacaacaacaacaacatgctGCACAAATTGTTGAATGTGCGGAGCGACGACGATGCCGAGCAGCGGATGGGTCTGCGCAAGCCCAACGAATTGCTCAAGAAACTTCTCAAGGACCCCGAAGAGGATCACCAACAGGCAAGTGGAAACGGCAGCAGCAGTGCCTGTGGCGGCACCGGAAGCGGTGGCACGGCCAACCAGCTCCAACAATTTCACCACCAAcgtcaacagcagcagcagcaacaacagcaacaccAGCAACACCAGCAACACCAGCAACACCAACAAAgtcagcagcaacagcaacagaaTCAACATCATCATTCAGATCAGGTGTCGTTCCAGGAAGAGCAATTACTGAAATCGTTTGGTTTCCCATCACCGACAGCCTCGTCAGGTTCGTCTACGGCAGCAACGGTTGCAACGGGATCTTTGGCCAACATGTTGGCTACCAGTCAAATGACTCATCTCAGATCTCCTCAACCGCCAG gcatGTCGAGCCATTGCGACGGATTGTTGGAGTTTGGCGGAGTTGTTTGTAGCAGTACGACCGCCAGTGGCATGGTGTTTGGTGGCAATGCTGCCGTTGGTGGAGCTAGTGGGATGCGGGGCACGAAAAGGCACAGCGAAGAAGCTCGTGACGAGGTGAAAGCCAGCAAAGAGCCCATGCTGAGCGCCGACCACCTGATGATGTCCGCAGGCGGAGGCGGGGTCTTGCACCAGCTGTTGGGTCCTCCGCCACTGTCGACGGCGTCGACGTCATCCTCTTCTTCCGCATCTTCCTCGTCTGCCTGCTCTTCTTCGGCTGCGTTGTCTTCGTCGTTGGCGCCATCGAATGCGCACAGTGTTGCAGCCACGACTCTTGCGATAGCCGCGTTGCAACATCAACCTCTTTCGTCGCCATCGACAGCAGCTGCCGTCGCGGCCGCCACGTCGGCCGTGGCTGCGGCCGCAGCTACGGCCAACGCGATGGCTTCTCAATTGCAAGCAGCGCCTAGTGCCCAGTCAGCCGCCGCTGCCGTTgctgctgccgccgccgccgccgccgccgccgccgctgctgctgctgccaaTCTGCCGGCCAGCAGTAAATTGTGCGAAAAAAATAAGATGTTGGCTTCGTTATTGGCCAAGACGCCCGTGATGCCGTCGCCGTCGTCGACCAATATTGCCTCGCCCAAACCGTCAGCGTTGCCTCAGGAGAAATTGCCTAAGGATTTGAAG GAGAAAATCCTTCAGACGCCGCCAGTCAGTGGAACGTCGGCTCCGGGCGCCCATTGGGCTGGAGGCTCGGTGCAAACCCAGCCCCCGACGACTATGCAATTGCCCCCGCATCCGGCGATCCAACAAcctcagcaacagcaacaacacgTTTTAaaccagcaacaacagcagcagcaacagcagcagcagcagcagcaacagcaacagcaacagcaacagcaacagcagcaacagcaacgaCATCCGGCCATGCAACAATCACAGCAGCATCAGTTACACCCTCGATCTCAGCATCTTCCACAACAACATCAGCATTTGAACCTCGGTCAgaagcaacagcagcaaccaACTCCTCAAACCGGTGGATTCTTGAATTCTCTCCTGAACCGGCCCATAGATTCCGCCTCGGGTCCCAATATTATCGGAGAGTCTCAACAACAGGCCaatcagcagcagcagcagcagcaacaacaacaacaacaactataTTTAGCTGCTCAACAGCCTCCGCCTGTCCAACTTCAGCATCGACCCAATCAGACGGTACAGAAATTGTCGCTCAACAACCAACAACAGCTTTCGGCGGCTATGAACTCGTCTGGTGGTTTCAACATTTCTCTTCATCCTCAACAacaccagcagcagcagcagcagcatcatCACCACcttcaacagcagcagcagcaacaacaacaacaccatcagcagcagcagcagcagcagcagcaacaacaacaacaacaacaacaacaacaacaacagcatcaTCAACTGCAGCATCAACTCTCTGGTTCTATGCTGGCCGATCGTGGCCTTTTGCAAGCTGGCGGAGGACCGGGCCAACGATCCGGCATGTCGATCCAGCCGCAACAGCAGACGTCGCATGCCAATTCCATGATGGCAGCCGCCAGTTTGGAAAGCAGCGATGGCAGCTACAGCGTTCACGCCGACTTTATGACTCCGCTGGACGTCCAAATGGCTTCTGTGGCCGGCTGGGGTGACACGCCTTCCATGGATCCGGAGCTTTCCGACATCATTGAGCAGGTCATCGACATGGATGAGCGCTACGAGAGCGATTCGATGATTTTCGGCGAATTGACATCGGTCACGCCACCGCCAGTCGCCATCCAGCCCGTCCTGTCCGTTCAGTCGTCGCAAGCGATCGCTTCGGTGGCTCAAGCGACTGCCATTGTCGGCCCACTAGGCCCGCACCTTCAAATGGACATGTCGAAAGAGAAACTGGCCATCACGGCCATTCAAAAGTCGCTCATGTCCTACGAGAAGATTCCCACCGTAGCTCAAAGTCCTCCGGCCTACAATCTGCCCGGCTACGCACAACAGGGTCAAGGAGCACCGACGAGAATGTCCACTCCAACTTACGGCATGAATTCAGCACCGGCCAGTTCATTGCCCATGGCGAATCAACAACTGCAAACCAACTTGACGATGCCGGGAGCTAGAAAACAGAAATTACCCGTTCAGCAAAGACGACTGGCTAATagacaacagcaacagcagcagcagcaacagcagcagcagcaacagcagcagcaacagcaacagcaacagcagcagcagcagtcaTCGTCgcaagaacaacaacaacaacaacaacaaccagcTCCTCAGCAGCAGCTACTAGGCGTCTTGCTGAATGAATCGTCTGTACAACACACCCAAGGGGCACAGCTCTCACCCGGAGCCTTGCAAATTATGGATGACCTACTTAACGCGATCCCACCCAACATGACGATATCCAG GTCGGATTCGCAAGTCTCGCCCAACTATGGTTCGGTGATGTTGAGCAGTCCGCTCGGTAGTGGGCCACTGTCATCGCAAATCTCGCCCGGTCAGCGCCCAATGCAGCCACCTTTTTCGCCCCACGGTCCGATGAGTGCGGCCAATGGTGGCAACTACAATCAAAACCCTCAGGCACAAATGGCCAataacagcagcagcaacaactaTGCGCCTGGAGGGCCTTCGTCTCGCTTGTCGCCATTTAGTTCAGCTCAAGTCTCACCCCGTATAGGGGCCCCTTCTCAAGGCtttcaacagcaacaacagcaacaacagcaacaacaacagcatgGAGCCCAATTATCTCCACAGCCAGGAGTCGGAGCCAGATCCAGTCCCGGCATCAGCTTGCAAGGTCAACCCAGTCCCGGTGTGGCGGTCGGCCCGTGGAACAACAACGTGCCCAATCGGCCTAATCTTCAGCCTCAGagacagcaacagcaacagcaacagcaacagcctcagcagcagcaaaaacaacaacaacaacaacaacagcagcaaccgCCTCAACCTCAACCTCAACAGCAACATTTGCTGGGCTACGGTCAAGGCATTCGCAGCGGCTACGCTCCTCGACCTGCCATCAGATCGTTGGCCAATTCAGGTCCGCCCAATTGTGTTGGTCCACCAGGTCCTAGTAGTGGCAACAGCAACAGACAGAGCTACAATAACAATGGCATATCAGACAATCCAGCCGGTCCAAATCCTTCGAACGGCATATTTGTGcgtcaacagcaacaacaacaacagcagcagcagcagcagcagcagcagcagcagcagttgAGATTGCAGCGAACTGTGAGCGCACCTAGTGGGGTTATTCCAG CCTTGTCTATTGGCGGTGGATTGAGTCACAATGCGAGCAGCTGCGTTACCAACGCGTCGGTGGGCTCCTTCCGACAGCATTGCAGGGAGGATGTGTCCACCACCTCCCTCCATCCAAGCGCTCCGTCTGCCCTCATCCACCACCATCCGCCCCAACCTAAccaaccaccaccaccacctcctcctcctcctcctgctCCTCCTGCTCCTCCTGCTCCTCCTGCTCCTCCTTCcaattcttcttcatcttcaccCTATCCTTCTTCCCAACAGTCACCTCATCCCTCCTCTCCCGGCTACCATTTAGGAATGGGCAACGCAGGTCAGTTGTACCAGCACCAGGGCGTTGGTGGTGGTGGGAATGGCGGCAGTGGCGGTAGTGGCAGCCGCGGTAGCGCTTCGTCGGCCGCTGCGGCTTCCGTCTACAGTGCCAAAGTATTGGCTTTCCAGCAAGGCTCGAATAGATTAGCACCTCCGACGTCACTGGGCCATCCGTCCGGCAGTCAGTCGAGTCGGCCGTCATCCGCCGATGATGCAGTCGAGTCTTTCTTCCATTTCGATTCTATTTCTTCCCACCAAACCTGTCAACATTCACATCACCTGCCCTTCCCTCCGCAAGGCCCTTTGCATCCTTCTGAGCTGCAGCTGGCCG GTGCTGGTGGTGGCCCGGTTCAAGTTGTTGGGCGAAACGATGGCGGCAACAGTGGCGGAGGACCCGCAATGGCATCGGAATACGTTCGCAAAGAACTGAAGGCAGTGGTTGGAGCACGAACAATCCAAAGAGGTTTGTCTGGCCCGATTGGAAACTTAAATCAAAATCTCGGGTCGGGTCCGATGAACCACAGCTCACCACCCATGATGGTGCCTGGTGGTAAGCCACTCAATCAAGCAGATCTTGAAGCCCTCGGTCTTAGTTACGAATTGCCGCAAG gAAATGATGGATTACATGGAAGAATTTGGGATAGCCCCAACATGGGAGAGTCGCCCTCGCAGACGATGCCGTCTGTCAGA AACACGATGGAAGAAGCTCCACGGCCAGCCGATCCTCAAATGTCTCTTCTCAAGCAGTTGCTCTCGGAGTGA